GACGTCGTGATCACGGACCTCGCCATGCCGGTGATGAGCGGGACCGAGCTCGTCGGAGAGCTGCAGACGCTCTCCGATCCTCCCCCCGTGATCGTCGTGACGGCCCACGGGTCGAAGGAGGCGGGCCGGGAGCTCGTCAACCGCATGGGCGCCTACGACTACCTCTCGAAGCCGTTCCAGCCGGACGATCTGATCCTGAAGATCGAGCGCGCCGTCGAGATGCGGGCGATGCGCGAGGTCAATCGCGTGCTCTCGGGCCAGCTGAAGGACACCGTGACCCTCGATGCGCTCGTCGGCGGCTCCCCCGCCATGCAGAACATCTTCAAGCTGGTGCTGAAGATCGCGCGCTCGAACGCGACCGTGCTCATCCGCGGCGAGTCGGGAACCGGAAAGGAGCTGATCGCGCACGCGATCCACCACCGAAGCCGCCGCGCCGACGGGACCTTCTACGCGATCAACTGCGCCGCGATCCCGGAGACCCTCCTCGAATCGGAGCTCTTCGGCTACGAGCGCGGCGCGTTCACGGGCGCGGACCGGCGCAAGATCGGCCTGTTCGAGTCGGCTTCCGGGTCGACCCTCTTCCTGGACGAGATCGGCGACCTTTCCCTCCCGCTCCAGGGGAAGATCCTGCGGGCCCTCCAGGAGAAGGAGATCCGCCGCGTCGGAGGGACGGAGTCGATTCCGGTCGACGTCCGGGTGCTCGCGGCGACCAACCGCGATCTCGAGCAGATGATGACCTCGGGGACCTTCCGGGCGGATCTCTACTATCGGCTCAACGTCATCCCGATCGTGATCCCGCCGCTGCGCGACCGGCGGGAGGACATTCCGGAAATCGCTTCGCGTTTCCTCAAGCGCGCCGCCGCAGAGCACGGCCGCCCCCTTCCCGAGATCTCGCCGGAGGCCATGCGTCTTCTCGTCGCCTTCGACTGGCCGGGAAACGTCCGCCAGCTGGAGTCGATCCTCGAGCGGGCGCTCCTCCTCACCGAGAAGGCCGTGATCGACCCCGAGGACCTTCCTGCGGAGGTCCGCCGGCCGCGCGGCG
This genomic stretch from Thermoanaerobaculia bacterium harbors:
- a CDS encoding sigma-54 dependent transcriptional regulator, whose translation is DVVITDLAMPVMSGTELVGELQTLSDPPPVIVVTAHGSKEAGRELVNRMGAYDYLSKPFQPDDLILKIERAVEMRAMREVNRVLSGQLKDTVTLDALVGGSPAMQNIFKLVLKIARSNATVLIRGESGTGKELIAHAIHHRSRRADGTFYAINCAAIPETLLESELFGYERGAFTGADRRKIGLFESASGSTLFLDEIGDLSLPLQGKILRALQEKEIRRVGGTESIPVDVRVLAATNRDLEQMMTSGTFRADLYYRLNVIPIVIPPLRDRREDIPEIASRFLKRAAAEHGRPLPEISPEAMRLLVAFDWPGNVRQLESILERALLLTEKAVIDPEDLPAEVRRPRGATAAVHVEIPADGIDIEEVERALIVQAMEKSDWVIARAARLLHLTYRTMQYRLEKFGIRKPE